One part of the Mycolicibacterium aromaticivorans JS19b1 = JCM 16368 genome encodes these proteins:
- a CDS encoding multidrug effflux MFS transporter → MATSRTVTATRNPQPLSADVAGPSRLRMIVVLGAMVALGPLTIDMYLPALPRIADELGVSSSVAQLTLTGTLTGLALGQLIVGPLSDSLGRRRPLMAGIALHMLASLLCLLAPDIAVLSLARGLQGMGAAAAMVVAVAVVGDLFDDSAAATVMSRLMLILGVAPIVAPSLGAAVLLKASWHWMFAVLIVLAGALLLVAAIALPETLPVGSRRPLRVRSIVATYGSLLRDLKFVILVIVGALGMAGLFAYIAGAAFVLQGRHGLDQQRFALVFGAGAIAFVAATQLNVVLLRRLSPQRILVIALTVATGVGAVFVALSVTHAGGIYGFLVPVWAVLAMMGFVIPNAPAVALSRHHEASGTAAALLGAAQFSVGAVIAPVVGLMGNDEIALSVVMTAGVAIALVALLFVGDTDDSAPSQTPQR, encoded by the coding sequence ATGGCAACATCGCGAACTGTGACTGCCACCCGCAACCCGCAGCCGCTGAGCGCCGACGTTGCGGGTCCGAGCCGGCTGCGGATGATCGTCGTGCTGGGCGCGATGGTGGCGTTGGGACCGCTGACCATCGACATGTATCTGCCTGCGCTTCCGCGGATCGCCGACGAGCTCGGGGTGTCCTCGTCGGTGGCGCAGTTGACGCTGACCGGAACGCTGACAGGGTTGGCTCTCGGGCAGCTCATCGTCGGTCCGCTGTCGGATTCGCTGGGCCGCCGCCGCCCCCTGATGGCCGGGATCGCGTTGCACATGCTGGCGTCGCTGTTGTGCTTGTTGGCACCCGACATCGCCGTGCTGAGCCTGGCCCGCGGTCTGCAGGGGATGGGCGCGGCCGCCGCGATGGTGGTCGCGGTCGCCGTCGTCGGTGACCTGTTCGACGACAGCGCCGCGGCAACCGTGATGTCGCGGCTGATGCTGATCCTCGGTGTTGCGCCGATCGTCGCGCCGTCGTTGGGGGCGGCGGTGCTGCTCAAGGCGTCCTGGCATTGGATGTTCGCGGTGTTGATCGTGCTGGCGGGGGCACTGCTGCTGGTCGCCGCGATCGCATTGCCGGAGACCCTCCCGGTCGGCAGTCGTCGCCCGCTGCGGGTCCGCTCGATCGTCGCGACCTACGGAAGCCTGCTGCGCGATCTGAAGTTCGTCATCCTGGTGATCGTCGGCGCGCTCGGGATGGCCGGGCTGTTCGCCTATATCGCCGGTGCGGCCTTCGTCCTGCAGGGGCGGCACGGTTTGGATCAGCAGAGGTTCGCTTTGGTGTTCGGGGCGGGAGCGATCGCGTTCGTCGCCGCCACCCAACTCAATGTCGTTCTGCTGCGCCGGTTGTCCCCGCAACGCATCCTGGTGATCGCGCTGACCGTGGCGACCGGGGTCGGTGCGGTGTTCGTCGCGCTGTCGGTGACTCACGCCGGCGGTATCTACGGCTTCCTGGTTCCGGTCTGGGCTGTTCTGGCGATGATGGGCTTCGTCATCCCCAACGCTCCCGCGGTCGCGCTGTCGCGCCATCATGAAGCGTCCGGAACCGCCGCCGCCCTGCTGGGTGCCGCGCAGTTCAGCGTCGGCGCGGTGATCGCGCCGGTCGTCGGCTTGATGGGCAACGACGAGATCGCGCTGTCGGTGGTGATGACCGCCGGTGTGGCGATCGCGTTGGTTGCGCTGTTGTTCGTCGGCGACACCGACGACTCCGCACCGAGTCAGACACCGCAGCGATGA
- a CDS encoding DUF732 domain-containing protein, which yields MTFRRMASAGAVAGLIAGAVALAAPAQADTNTDDFLAALGNAGITGMDPAQAVEMGQSICPLLADRSQNTADIASTVADRMGRPLGAATMFTGLAVSYFCPRAMQDVANGNSPIPLPFLNNLGF from the coding sequence ATGACATTTCGCCGTATGGCCAGCGCCGGGGCGGTTGCCGGACTGATCGCCGGCGCCGTCGCGTTGGCGGCGCCCGCGCAGGCCGACACCAACACCGATGACTTCTTGGCCGCGTTGGGCAATGCCGGTATCACCGGAATGGACCCTGCGCAGGCCGTCGAGATGGGTCAGTCGATCTGCCCGCTGCTGGCCGACCGCAGCCAGAACACCGCCGACATCGCGTCCACCGTGGCCGACCGGATGGGCCGCCCACTGGGCGCGGCCACCATGTTCACGGGTCTGGCCGTGTCGTACTTCTGCCCGCGCGCCATGCAGGACGTGGCCAACGGCAACTCGCCGATCCCGCTGCCGTTCCTGAACAACTTGGGCTTCTAG
- a CDS encoding multifunctional oxoglutarate decarboxylase/oxoglutarate dehydrogenase thiamine pyrophosphate-binding subunit/dihydrolipoyllysine-residue succinyltransferase subunit, producing MSSTSSPFGQNEWLVEEMYRKFRDDPSSVDPSWHEFLVDYNPEPTTDSAAAGNGQSTATAAPVAPPEPAPAPPPAKPAPAKPAPADNGAAKAAPAKEAPAKEPAPKPAPAASSSDSGDENQVLRGAAAAVVKNMNSSLEIPTATSVRAIPAKLMIDNRIVINNHLKRTRGGKVSFTHLLGYAIVQAVKSFPNMNRHFAVIDGKPNAVTPAHTNLGLAIDLVGKNGSRQLVVAAIKNCETMRFGQFIAAYEDIVRRARDGKLTAEDFAGVTISLTNPGTIGTVHSVPRLMSGQGAIVGAGAMEYPAEFQGASEERIAELGIGKLITLTSTYDHRIIQGAESGDFLRTIHQLLLSDDFFDEIFFELGIPYEPVRWRTDNPDSIVDKNARVMELIAAYRNRGHLMADIDPLRLDKTRFRSHPDLDVNTHGLTLWDLDRVFKVDGFAGKEFKKLRDVLGLLRDAYCRHIGVEYTHILEPEQQKWLEERIEVKHEGPTVAQQKYILSKLNAAEAFETFLQTKYVGQKRFSLEGAETVIPMMDAAIDQAAEHALDEVVIGMPHRGRLNVLANIVGKPYSQIFSEFEGNLNPSQAHGSGDVKYHLGARGDYIQMFGENDIEVSLTANPSHLEAVDPVMEGIVRAKQDLLEYNEDGSEEPQGFTVMPMMLHGDAAFAGQGVVAETLNLALLRGYRTGGTIHIIVNNQIGFTTSPQDSRSSEYCTDVAKMVGAPIFHVNGDDPEACVWVARLAVDFRQKFKKDVIIDMLCYRRRGHNEGDDPSMTQPYMYDVIDTKRGVRKTYTEALIGRGDISMKEAEDALRDYQGQLERVFNEVRDLEKHEVEPSESVEEDQMIPRGMTTAVDKSLLARIGDAHLAFPENFSVHPRVKPVLEKRREMAYEGKVDWAFAELLALGTFLAEGKLIRFSGQDTRRGTFTQRHAVIIDRKTGAEFTPLDLLTVNPDGTPTGGRFLVYDSALSEYAAVGFEYGYSVGNPDALVLWEAQFGDFVNGAQSIIDEFISSGEAKWGQLSDVVLLLPHGHEGQGPDHTSGRIERFLQLWAEGSMTIALPSTPANYFHLLRRHGLDGVHRPLIVFTPKSMLRNKAAVSDIRDFTEQKFRSIMEEPTYTDGDGDRDKVTRILLTSGKIYYELVARKEKDKRDDVAIVRIEQLAPLPKRRLSNTLDTYPNAGEFFWVQEEPANQGAWPTFGLTLPELLPEKLTGIKRISRRAMSAPSSGSSKVHAVEQQEIIDEAFG from the coding sequence GTGAGCAGTACTAGTTCACCATTCGGACAGAACGAATGGCTGGTCGAGGAGATGTACCGCAAGTTCCGCGACGACCCCTCCTCGGTCGATCCGAGTTGGCACGAGTTCCTGGTCGACTACAACCCGGAGCCGACGACCGACTCGGCCGCCGCCGGCAACGGGCAGTCCACCGCGACGGCGGCCCCCGTCGCGCCGCCGGAACCCGCACCGGCTCCCCCGCCGGCCAAACCGGCCCCCGCGAAGCCCGCACCGGCCGACAACGGCGCGGCGAAGGCGGCCCCGGCCAAGGAAGCTCCGGCCAAGGAGCCCGCACCCAAGCCGGCTCCGGCCGCGTCGTCGTCGGATAGCGGCGACGAGAACCAGGTATTGCGCGGCGCGGCGGCGGCCGTGGTCAAGAACATGAACAGCTCGCTGGAGATCCCGACCGCGACAAGCGTGCGGGCCATCCCGGCGAAGCTGATGATCGACAACCGGATCGTCATCAACAACCACCTCAAGCGCACCCGCGGCGGCAAGGTGTCCTTCACCCACCTGCTCGGCTACGCGATCGTGCAGGCGGTCAAGTCATTTCCCAACATGAATCGCCACTTCGCGGTGATCGACGGCAAGCCCAACGCCGTCACCCCCGCGCACACCAATCTCGGCCTGGCCATTGACCTGGTGGGCAAAAACGGGAGTAGGCAGCTCGTCGTCGCCGCGATCAAGAACTGCGAAACCATGCGGTTCGGCCAATTCATCGCCGCCTACGAGGACATCGTGCGGCGCGCCCGCGATGGCAAGCTGACCGCCGAGGATTTCGCCGGCGTGACGATCTCGCTGACCAACCCCGGCACCATCGGCACTGTGCACTCGGTGCCCCGGTTGATGTCCGGACAGGGCGCGATCGTCGGCGCCGGCGCGATGGAGTATCCGGCGGAGTTCCAAGGCGCCAGCGAGGAGCGCATCGCGGAGCTCGGGATCGGCAAGCTGATCACGCTGACGTCGACCTACGACCACCGCATCATCCAGGGCGCGGAGTCCGGTGATTTCCTGCGGACGATCCACCAGCTGCTGCTCTCCGACGATTTCTTCGACGAGATCTTCTTCGAGCTCGGCATCCCCTACGAGCCGGTCCGCTGGCGCACCGACAATCCCGATTCGATCGTCGACAAGAACGCCCGGGTCATGGAGTTGATCGCGGCCTACCGCAACCGCGGGCATCTGATGGCCGATATCGACCCCCTGCGCCTGGACAAGACCCGCTTCCGCAGCCACCCCGACCTCGACGTCAACACCCACGGCCTGACGCTGTGGGACCTCGACCGGGTGTTCAAGGTCGACGGGTTCGCCGGCAAGGAGTTCAAGAAGCTGCGCGACGTGCTCGGGCTGCTTCGCGACGCGTACTGCCGCCACATCGGCGTGGAGTACACCCACATTCTCGAACCCGAGCAGCAGAAGTGGCTTGAGGAACGCATCGAGGTCAAGCATGAGGGACCGACGGTCGCCCAGCAAAAGTACATCCTGTCCAAGCTGAACGCAGCCGAAGCCTTCGAGACCTTCCTGCAGACCAAATACGTTGGGCAGAAGCGCTTCTCACTGGAAGGCGCGGAGACCGTCATCCCGATGATGGACGCCGCGATCGACCAGGCCGCCGAGCACGCTCTCGACGAGGTCGTCATCGGCATGCCACACCGCGGCCGGCTCAACGTGCTGGCCAACATCGTCGGGAAGCCGTATTCGCAGATCTTCAGTGAGTTCGAGGGCAACCTGAACCCCTCGCAGGCGCACGGCTCCGGCGACGTCAAGTACCACCTCGGTGCTCGAGGTGACTACATCCAGATGTTCGGCGAGAACGACATCGAGGTCTCACTGACCGCCAACCCGTCGCACCTTGAAGCTGTCGATCCGGTGATGGAAGGCATCGTCCGCGCCAAGCAGGATCTGCTGGAATACAACGAAGACGGCTCCGAAGAGCCTCAGGGCTTCACCGTCATGCCGATGATGCTGCACGGCGATGCGGCCTTCGCCGGCCAGGGCGTGGTGGCCGAGACGCTGAACCTGGCGCTCCTGCGCGGCTACCGCACCGGCGGCACGATCCACATCATCGTCAACAATCAGATCGGTTTCACCACCTCGCCGCAGGACTCGCGCAGCTCTGAGTACTGCACAGACGTCGCAAAGATGGTGGGAGCGCCCATCTTCCACGTCAACGGCGACGATCCCGAGGCGTGCGTCTGGGTGGCCCGCCTTGCGGTGGACTTCCGGCAGAAGTTCAAGAAGGACGTCATCATCGACATGCTGTGCTACCGCCGTCGCGGGCACAACGAAGGTGACGACCCGTCGATGACCCAGCCCTATATGTACGACGTCATCGACACCAAGCGCGGTGTCCGCAAGACCTACACCGAAGCCCTCATCGGCCGTGGCGACATCTCGATGAAAGAAGCCGAGGATGCGCTGCGCGACTACCAGGGTCAGCTGGAGCGGGTGTTCAACGAGGTTCGCGACCTCGAGAAGCATGAGGTGGAACCCAGCGAGTCGGTCGAAGAAGACCAGATGATTCCGCGCGGCATGACCACCGCGGTGGACAAGTCGCTGCTGGCCCGCATCGGCGATGCGCACCTGGCATTCCCGGAGAACTTCAGCGTGCACCCGCGCGTCAAGCCTGTCCTCGAGAAGCGGCGCGAGATGGCCTACGAGGGCAAAGTCGACTGGGCCTTCGCCGAATTGCTGGCGCTCGGAACGTTTTTGGCGGAGGGCAAGCTGATCCGGTTCTCCGGACAGGACACCCGGCGCGGCACGTTCACCCAGCGGCACGCGGTGATCATCGACCGCAAGACCGGTGCGGAGTTCACCCCGCTGGACCTGCTGACCGTCAACCCGGACGGCACCCCGACCGGCGGCCGGTTCCTGGTGTACGACTCGGCGCTGTCGGAGTACGCAGCGGTCGGTTTCGAGTACGGCTATTCGGTAGGTAATCCGGATGCTCTGGTGCTGTGGGAGGCGCAGTTCGGCGACTTCGTCAACGGCGCCCAGTCGATCATCGACGAGTTCATCAGCTCAGGTGAGGCCAAGTGGGGCCAGCTCTCCGATGTGGTGCTGCTGCTCCCCCACGGCCACGAAGGCCAGGGACCCGACCACACATCGGGCCGCATCGAGCGGTTCCTGCAGCTGTGGGCCGAGGGTTCGATGACCATCGCGCTGCCGTCCACCCCGGCGAACTATTTCCACTTGCTGCGCCGGCACGGCCTCGACGGGGTGCACCGTCCGCTGATCGTGTTCACGCCGAAGTCCATGCTGCGCAACAAAGCTGCCGTCAGCGACATCCGGGACTTCACCGAGCAGAAGTTCCGCTCGATCATGGAGGAGCCGACCTACACCGACGGTGACGGCGATCGCGACAAGGTCACCCGAATCCTGTTGACCAGCGGCAAGATCTACTACGAGCTGGTCGCGCGCAAGGAGAAAGACAAGCGCGACGACGTCGCGATCGTGCGGATCGAACAACTGGCCCCGCTGCCCAAGCGACGGCTGAGCAACACCTTGGACACCTACCCGAATGCAGGAGAGTTCTTCTGGGTGCAGGAGGAGCCGGCGAACCAGGGCGCCTGGCCGACGTTCGGTCTGACGCTGCCGGAGTTGTTGCCGGAGAAGCTGACCGGGATCAAGCGGATCTCGCGGCGCGCCATGTCGGCGCCGTCGTCGGGATCATCGAAGGTGCACGCCGTCGAGCAGCAGGAAATCATCGACGAGGCGTTCGGCTAG
- a CDS encoding IS481 family transposase: MSHANARLTVHGRLLLVERIVKGHRPVSHVAAELGVSRQCAHRWVRRFRDEGVAGLSDRSSRPHRCPRRTSAVIEDAVLELRRASRRGQDWIGAELGLPARTISAILRRHQLPYLRDCDPLTGDVIRSSKATAVRYERARPGELIHMDVKKIGRIPDGGGWKAHGRAKSRSAAQRNARIGFDYVHSVVDDHSRLAYSEILPDEKGATCGEFLARAAEYFRAHGIPTIERLITDNHWSYRRSADVAAVIAGLGAKHVFIKPHCPWQNGKVERYNRTLQTEWAYQQIFTTNDARSAALAPWLEDYNNRRRHSALGGQPPISRLTPTS; this comes from the coding sequence GTGTCCCACGCTAATGCCCGTTTGACCGTTCATGGTCGTCTGCTGCTCGTTGAGCGGATCGTTAAGGGACACCGACCGGTGTCTCATGTCGCTGCCGAATTAGGAGTGTCGCGCCAGTGCGCTCACCGATGGGTGCGCCGGTTTCGCGATGAAGGCGTTGCCGGGTTGTCGGATCGCTCCTCACGACCACACCGCTGCCCGCGCCGCACATCAGCTGTCATTGAAGATGCGGTCCTCGAACTGCGCCGCGCCAGTAGGCGGGGCCAGGACTGGATCGGCGCCGAACTCGGTCTGCCGGCCCGCACGATCTCGGCGATCTTGCGCCGCCACCAGCTGCCGTATCTGAGGGACTGCGACCCGCTGACCGGTGACGTGATCCGGTCATCGAAAGCGACCGCGGTCCGCTACGAACGGGCACGCCCCGGAGAACTAATTCATATGGATGTCAAGAAGATTGGCCGCATCCCTGACGGAGGCGGATGGAAGGCTCACGGCCGAGCCAAGAGCAGATCTGCTGCACAGAGGAACGCGCGCATCGGGTTCGACTACGTGCACTCCGTCGTTGACGACCATTCGCGGCTGGCCTACTCAGAGATCCTGCCCGATGAAAAGGGAGCGACGTGCGGTGAGTTTTTAGCCAGGGCCGCCGAGTACTTCCGCGCCCACGGCATCCCGACCATCGAGAGACTCATCACCGACAACCACTGGAGTTATCGACGCTCCGCCGATGTCGCGGCTGTCATCGCAGGCCTGGGCGCCAAGCACGTCTTCATCAAGCCGCATTGCCCCTGGCAGAACGGGAAAGTGGAGCGCTACAACCGCACCCTGCAGACCGAGTGGGCCTACCAGCAGATATTCACCACCAACGACGCTCGCAGCGCTGCCCTTGCACCCTGGCTCGAGGACTACAACAATCGACGACGCCACTCAGCCCTCGGAGGCCAACCCCCGATCAGCAGACTGACGCCAACGTCCTAG
- a CDS encoding SDR family oxidoreductase has protein sequence MAEKHPLTDRTLVVSGGSRGIGLAIALGAARHGANVVLLAKTAEPHPKLPGTVYTAAAEIEAAGGKAIAVVGDVRSEEDVARAVDAAVAEFGGVDICVNNASAIATDPTETLSAKKFDLMQQINIRGTFLLTKACLPYLRTSPNGHVVTIAPPLNLNPHWLGAHPAYTLSKYGMTLLSLGWAAEYADAGIGFTCLWPETYIATSAVANSADFEDALASSRSPEIMADAAVEIITSPGSKVNGGCLIDSEVLRAAGVEDLSRYGGGADPIIDIFVDR, from the coding sequence ATGGCCGAGAAGCATCCGCTGACCGATCGCACGCTGGTCGTCTCGGGCGGTAGCCGGGGCATCGGTCTGGCCATCGCGCTGGGTGCGGCCCGACACGGCGCCAACGTCGTCCTGCTGGCCAAAACCGCCGAGCCGCACCCCAAGCTGCCGGGCACGGTCTACACCGCTGCCGCCGAGATCGAAGCGGCCGGGGGCAAGGCCATCGCGGTCGTCGGTGACGTACGCAGCGAAGAGGACGTCGCACGCGCCGTCGACGCCGCGGTGGCGGAGTTCGGCGGGGTCGACATCTGCGTCAACAACGCCAGCGCGATCGCCACCGACCCCACCGAGACGCTCTCGGCCAAGAAGTTCGATCTGATGCAGCAGATCAACATTCGCGGCACATTCCTGTTGACCAAGGCGTGCCTGCCATATCTGCGCACATCACCCAACGGCCACGTCGTCACCATCGCCCCGCCGCTCAACCTCAATCCGCACTGGCTGGGCGCGCACCCGGCCTACACGCTGTCCAAGTACGGGATGACGCTGCTGTCGCTGGGCTGGGCGGCCGAATACGCCGACGCCGGAATCGGTTTCACTTGCCTGTGGCCGGAGACCTACATCGCGACCTCTGCGGTGGCCAACTCGGCGGATTTCGAGGATGCGCTCGCATCCTCGCGCAGTCCCGAGATCATGGCCGACGCTGCGGTCGAGATCATCACCTCGCCGGGGTCGAAGGTCAACGGCGGCTGCCTGATCGACTCGGAGGTCCTGCGTGCCGCCGGAGTCGAGGATCTGTCCCGCTACGGCGGCGGCGCCGACCCGATCATCGACATCTTCGTCGACCGCTAG
- a CDS encoding MFS transporter: protein MLVGFFMILVDSTIVAVANPSIMDGLQITDYDTVIWVTSAYLLAYAVPLLLAGRLGDRFGPKNLYITGLAIFTASSLWCGLAGSIDTLIAARVVQGLGAALLTPQTLSTITRIFPPERRGVAMSLWGATAGVATLVGPLAGGVLVGRLGWEWIFFVNVPVGVIGLGLAVWLIPALPTRKHRFDIIGVALSGIGMFLVVFGLQEGQGHQWAAWIWAVIVAGIGFFTAFVYWQSINRNEPLIPLQMFADRDFSLSNIGVAVIGFVVTAMMLPVMFYAQVVCGLSPTRSALLIAPMAVSSGVLAPFVGQLTDRVHPRPILGFGFSVVAIALTWLSIDMTPTTPIWRLVLALTAMGVGMAFIWAPLAATATRNLPAHLAGAGSGVYNATRQVGSVLGSAGMAAFMASRISDEMPAAPADAAPSDLAVLQLPSFLREPFSAALSQSMLLPAFGALFGIVAALFVVGGFGSPRPVRDDDEVTDEIPVYDGYDDDHYLEYVVDRELVAPPMRDERDDETEVIRWQPPIAPPEPAVEPIGPVHNGFPVDGFPVDGDGSRHRLSDPGEPRRARHYRDEPAEVQSYGRHSRPGD from the coding sequence ATGCTGGTCGGCTTCTTCATGATCCTGGTCGATTCGACGATCGTCGCCGTCGCGAATCCCAGCATCATGGACGGGCTGCAGATCACCGACTACGACACCGTCATCTGGGTGACCAGTGCGTACCTGCTGGCCTACGCCGTGCCCTTGCTGTTGGCAGGCCGCCTCGGCGACCGCTTCGGACCCAAGAACCTCTACATCACCGGGTTGGCCATCTTCACCGCGTCGTCGTTGTGGTGTGGTCTGGCCGGTTCCATCGACACGCTGATCGCCGCCCGCGTGGTGCAAGGGCTCGGCGCCGCGCTGCTGACACCGCAGACCCTGTCGACGATCACCCGGATCTTCCCGCCCGAGCGCCGCGGCGTGGCGATGAGCCTGTGGGGTGCGACGGCCGGGGTGGCCACCCTGGTCGGTCCGCTGGCCGGCGGCGTGCTCGTCGGCCGGTTGGGCTGGGAGTGGATCTTCTTCGTCAACGTGCCCGTCGGTGTGATCGGCCTCGGGTTGGCGGTCTGGCTGATTCCGGCGCTGCCCACCCGCAAGCACCGGTTCGACATCATTGGGGTGGCCCTGTCCGGGATCGGCATGTTCCTGGTGGTGTTCGGTCTGCAGGAGGGCCAGGGCCATCAATGGGCGGCATGGATCTGGGCCGTGATCGTCGCCGGCATCGGGTTCTTCACAGCGTTCGTGTACTGGCAGTCGATCAATCGCAACGAGCCGCTGATCCCGCTGCAGATGTTCGCCGACCGGGATTTCAGCCTGTCCAACATCGGTGTGGCCGTGATCGGTTTCGTCGTCACCGCGATGATGCTGCCGGTGATGTTCTATGCCCAGGTGGTGTGTGGGCTGTCGCCGACGCGTTCGGCGCTGCTGATCGCGCCGATGGCGGTGTCCAGCGGGGTGCTCGCCCCGTTCGTGGGCCAGTTGACCGATCGGGTTCACCCTCGCCCGATTCTCGGGTTCGGTTTCTCGGTGGTGGCGATCGCGCTGACATGGCTGTCGATCGACATGACGCCGACGACGCCGATCTGGCGGTTGGTGCTGGCGCTGACCGCGATGGGGGTCGGGATGGCGTTCATCTGGGCGCCGCTGGCCGCCACCGCCACCCGGAACCTGCCTGCGCACCTGGCCGGCGCCGGGTCGGGTGTGTACAACGCGACTCGTCAGGTGGGCTCGGTGCTGGGTAGCGCCGGGATGGCTGCGTTCATGGCGTCCCGGATCAGCGACGAGATGCCGGCCGCGCCGGCCGATGCCGCACCGAGTGATCTTGCGGTGCTGCAGCTTCCGTCGTTCCTGCGGGAACCGTTCTCCGCCGCCCTGTCGCAGTCGATGCTGTTGCCGGCGTTCGGGGCGCTGTTCGGGATCGTGGCCGCCTTGTTCGTCGTCGGCGGGTTCGGTTCACCGCGCCCGGTCCGGGACGACGACGAGGTCACCGACGAGATCCCCGTCTATGACGGCTACGACGACGACCATTACCTGGAGTACGTGGTGGACCGGGAGCTGGTCGCCCCGCCGATGCGCGACGAGCGCGACGACGAGACCGAGGTGATCAGGTGGCAGCCGCCGATCGCGCCGCCGGAGCCGGCTGTTGAGCCGATTGGCCCTGTGCACAACGGTTTCCCGGTTGATGGTTTCCCGGTGGATGGCGACGGTTCACGTCACCGTCTCAGCGATCCGGGCGAGCCGCGTCGGGCGCGCCACTACCGCGACGAGCCCGCGGAGGTCCAGAGCTACGGCCGTCACTCGCGGCCGGGCGACTGA